One segment of Thermococcus sp. AM4 DNA contains the following:
- a CDS encoding phosphoadenosine phosphosulfate reductase family protein — MSTEKELKKKELEALYFLRQFPKSAIAVSFSGGKDSLVALHLASRVGIRRAVFSDTTIESSKTIEYIKEVETILGVKIDIVRPQKSFWELLPMLGPPSTRHRWCCPTIKYPQLSEYAKKHHIKYYITGLRRNESLIRMEYKKIGKNPMIPYVIQVNPIIDWTENEVWEYIKKYNLPIHPNYKLGLSRNGCVICPYKSPKELRKLKEIEPEIWEKFEEFLITYADTMGIPNKEEFLNGGWRSWRPPTKRKIVGEVEISNFKVSFNNGLSKESFKLLGILSNGPNLQDYQYRNKVRIIIEKELNCIGCGACISLCPTNALFINKEGKIDVNLSNCIHCYACLDTSKLRGACIGRTYTLETFVVKVKDIKEKSKSSAKSI; from the coding sequence ATGAGCACTGAGAAAGAACTAAAAAAGAAAGAACTAGAAGCGCTGTATTTCTTGAGACAATTCCCCAAGTCTGCGATAGCAGTGAGTTTTTCGGGGGGTAAAGATAGTTTGGTTGCCCTTCATTTAGCTTCGAGAGTTGGTATTAGAAGAGCGGTTTTCAGTGATACAACAATTGAATCTTCTAAAACAATTGAGTACATTAAAGAGGTTGAGACTATATTAGGGGTTAAAATAGATATTGTGCGCCCACAAAAATCTTTTTGGGAGCTATTGCCCATGCTTGGACCCCCTTCCACTCGCCACAGGTGGTGTTGTCCAACTATCAAATATCCCCAACTTAGTGAGTATGCCAAAAAGCATCACATTAAATATTATATAACCGGCTTAAGGAGAAATGAGAGTCTAATTAGAATGGAATACAAAAAAATTGGCAAGAACCCCATGATACCTTACGTCATTCAAGTTAACCCGATTATTGATTGGACTGAAAATGAAGTATGGGAATACATTAAAAAATATAACCTCCCAATTCATCCAAACTACAAACTTGGATTATCCAGAAATGGTTGTGTAATCTGCCCATATAAATCGCCAAAAGAGCTTAGAAAACTCAAAGAGATAGAGCCTGAAATCTGGGAGAAATTCGAGGAGTTCTTAATTACATACGCTGATACAATGGGAATACCTAACAAAGAGGAGTTCTTAAATGGAGGATGGCGCTCTTGGAGGCCTCCAACTAAGAGAAAGATTGTTGGGGAGGTTGAAATCTCCAATTTTAAGGTTAGTTTTAATAATGGACTGTCAAAAGAGAGCTTCAAACTACTAGGTATACTAAGCAATGGACCAAATCTTCAAGATTACCAATATAGGAACAAAGTCAGGATTATAATTGAGAAAGAGCTCAATTGTATTGGGTGTGGGGCTTGTATCTCACTATGTCCAACAAATGCGTTGTTTATAAACAAGGAGGGCAAAATAGATGTTAATTTATCTAACTGTATCCACTGCTATGCATGTCTAGATACATCTAAATTGAGAGGAGCATGTATTGGTCGAACGTATACTTTAGAAACATTTGTTGTTAAAGTTAAGGATATTAAAGAAAAATCCAAGTCATCAGCTAAGAGCATCTGA
- a CDS encoding archaea-specific SMC-related protein, with translation MRDSITLEVLNIGGILGKKQINLAEGTLNIVEGPNASGKSSIAKGLMAVLGLDNKVLHVGNYSKIWAIEARNLGLLPERGGHRAGILHAHASRGEVVLKEKSLERRLIIDESGKVYPDINANSNFLLVGVLTPNSWLYTAISRPGDIRNESIFKNYITRLSAKADKYESAGVLIQEYYSQIHKLQNELRKRKAMIPNLKKEIEQLKKEIKELTQKKNSLMAMIGTDRADKKQEISKLKRNLEKLEKEKESLKQEMRELTTSQERIKEEIKQKEAEIAFLTKRLEEIKKTLSQIEKELSNPPDLDDIEHEISSLQEERIRLQALADLYYIALENIKETNEPSVCPLCGVGTLDVSHIESHLNETKNKVSEIEKRLRELVSKKTQIERYLKELERRRESLVAEERETHGKIGWLKQYVDTKKVELQNDMSKLETLKKQLDQVDKKISELKELLRKENPELIAELDEISRKIDEKEKLLKHKESQYTTMGYMEIYGVNIELEAAQQILEKLAKELSSAYKYAHNQAEKVRQEARKQFNTMITSVLKRIGFSEFKKIYLDKDYILNVQYVAPNGEVKIIQPYALSESERVAIALVLMLALNKVYRENINYIIIDNMYEYFDQYRTDEILKLLNEYAKQEQVTIVLTRTTSNVNDIKVSVL, from the coding sequence ATGAGAGACAGCATCACTTTGGAAGTTCTAAACATCGGAGGAATTCTAGGCAAAAAACAAATCAATCTAGCAGAAGGCACACTAAATATTGTAGAAGGTCCTAATGCCAGTGGGAAAAGCAGTATTGCTAAGGGCCTGATGGCAGTTCTAGGACTTGACAATAAGGTACTCCACGTAGGGAATTACAGTAAGATATGGGCTATTGAAGCCAGAAATCTAGGCCTTCTCCCAGAAAGGGGGGGACACAGAGCAGGAATTCTTCACGCACATGCTAGTAGAGGAGAAGTAGTTCTCAAAGAAAAATCTTTGGAAAGAAGACTTATCATAGACGAATCCGGCAAGGTATACCCAGATATTAATGCAAATTCGAATTTTCTCTTAGTTGGAGTTTTAACGCCAAATTCCTGGTTATATACAGCGATTAGTAGGCCCGGGGATATAAGAAACGAATCCATCTTTAAGAATTACATCACAAGATTATCTGCAAAAGCGGACAAATATGAAAGTGCGGGAGTTTTGATCCAGGAATACTATTCTCAGATCCATAAACTTCAGAATGAGTTAAGAAAGAGAAAAGCAATGATTCCCAATCTAAAAAAAGAGATTGAGCAATTGAAAAAGGAAATCAAAGAGCTTACCCAAAAGAAAAACAGTCTGATGGCAATGATTGGAACCGATAGAGCAGATAAAAAACAGGAAATATCCAAACTAAAACGCAACCTTGAAAAATTGGAAAAAGAGAAAGAAAGCCTTAAACAAGAGATGAGAGAGCTTACAACCTCCCAGGAAAGAATTAAAGAAGAAATTAAACAAAAAGAAGCAGAAATTGCATTTTTAACTAAAAGACTTGAAGAGATAAAGAAAACTCTGAGTCAAATAGAAAAGGAGCTTTCAAATCCGCCGGATTTGGATGATATAGAACATGAAATCTCATCTCTGCAAGAAGAGAGAATTCGTTTACAAGCGTTAGCTGATCTATATTACATAGCACTTGAAAATATTAAGGAAACTAATGAGCCCTCTGTTTGTCCGCTCTGTGGAGTAGGGACATTGGATGTTTCTCATATAGAGAGTCACCTCAATGAAACAAAGAACAAAGTTTCTGAAATTGAAAAGAGACTACGTGAACTTGTGTCTAAGAAAACACAAATAGAGCGGTACCTAAAAGAGCTTGAAAGACGGCGTGAATCATTAGTTGCTGAAGAAAGGGAAACACATGGAAAAATTGGCTGGCTTAAACAATATGTAGATACAAAAAAAGTAGAGTTACAGAATGACATGAGTAAGCTAGAAACTCTCAAAAAACAGCTAGATCAAGTAGATAAGAAAATCTCAGAGCTTAAGGAACTCCTAAGGAAAGAGAATCCTGAATTGATCGCAGAGCTAGATGAAATATCGAGGAAGATCGATGAAAAAGAAAAACTACTGAAACACAAAGAGTCACAATATACTACTATGGGTTACATGGAAATATATGGAGTCAACATAGAACTAGAGGCCGCTCAACAAATACTTGAAAAGTTGGCAAAGGAGCTTAGTAGTGCATATAAATATGCACATAATCAGGCCGAAAAAGTAAGGCAAGAAGCTAGAAAACAGTTTAACACTATGATAACTAGCGTGTTAAAGCGCATTGGGTTTAGTGAATTCAAGAAGATTTACCTCGACAAGGATTACATATTAAATGTCCAATATGTAGCGCCCAATGGGGAAGTTAAGATCATACAACCATACGCTCTCAGTGAGTCGGAGAGAGTTGCTATAGCTCTTGTATTGATGTTAGCTTTGAACAAGGTGTACAGAGAGAATATAAACTATATCATTATAGACAACATGTACGAGTATTTTGACCAGTATAGAACAGATGAAATACTAAAACTTCTCAATGAATATGCCAAGCAAGAACAAGTTACCATAGTGTTAACTAGAACAACATCTAATGTCAATGACATAAAAGTGAGTGTTTTATGA
- a CDS encoding ATP-binding protein, whose amino-acid sequence MPEIDPFTIKEVKLLEYQERIFKKIYNVVNWLFDSTFENIPFKGFLLYGPPGTGKSEIVKQVSKKIAEAYPNVKVYYIDGADIASPKWGEAEKKLQDVFNISENERRIIIFDDIESLMMSRGASIAKEWHYSINSVLFHALDFIDPSKCVVLATTNRIDLVDDALKSRFYLIEIPRVPKSELFSLLDNMMSSIELPENIKTKIASAIRNKIENDKIQDLRGVLYEIAMMTFNYISEGDIDE is encoded by the coding sequence ATGCCAGAGATTGATCCATTTACAATAAAAGAAGTCAAATTGCTAGAATATCAAGAACGCATTTTCAAGAAGATATATAACGTAGTGAACTGGTTGTTTGATAGCACTTTTGAGAATATTCCCTTCAAGGGCTTTCTCCTTTATGGTCCCCCCGGAACTGGGAAAAGTGAAATAGTAAAGCAAGTAAGTAAAAAGATAGCAGAGGCTTATCCAAATGTGAAAGTATATTATATTGATGGTGCAGATATTGCATCTCCAAAATGGGGGGAAGCAGAAAAGAAACTTCAGGATGTATTCAATATCTCCGAGAATGAAAGGAGAATAATAATTTTTGATGATATTGAGAGCTTAATGATGAGCCGGGGAGCATCTATTGCAAAAGAGTGGCATTATTCAATAAATTCGGTGCTATTTCATGCATTGGATTTTATAGATCCATCGAAATGCGTTGTTTTAGCTACCACAAATAGAATCGATCTAGTAGATGATGCATTGAAATCTAGATTCTACTTAATTGAAATTCCAAGAGTTCCAAAATCTGAACTATTTTCTCTTCTTGACAACATGATGTCTTCAATAGAGCTCCCTGAAAATATAAAAACAAAAATAGCATCTGCAATTAGGAATAAAATAGAAAATGATAAAATACAAGACCTAAGAGGAGTACTATATGAGATAGCGATGATGACATTTAATTACATCTCGGAAGGTGATATTGATGAGTGA
- the cooS gene encoding anaerobic carbon-monoxide dehydrogenase catalytic subunit, giving the protein MAEYIKYRVPAKGVSATKGVAELIEKAEEEGIKTAWHRLLEQQPQCAFGQLGVCCRNCAMGPCRIDPFGSGPTKGVCGAGADTIVARNLLRMIAAGAAAHSDHARDVVEVFKGVAEGRFQYYKLTDVEKLKSLAETLGISTEGKDEHEIARELAEVLEWEFGKPGDEPLRMLALAPKKRIKVWEKAGVLPRAIDREVCECMHRTHIGVDADPVSLLLHGIRTSLADGWSGSMMATYLSDILFGTPKPLKAEANLGVLKEDYVNIVVHGHNPILSTKIAEIAMSEEMQKFAKKYGAKGVNVVGMCCTGNEVLMRLGVPIAGSFLMQELAIITGAVEAIIVDYQCIMPAIVDVAQCYHTKVITTEPKGHIPGAVHIEFNAEKADEIAKEIVRIAIENYPNRPRDRVHIPKHKMEAIAGFSVEAIVEALGGTLEPLINALRDGTIKGIVGIVGCNNPKVKHNYSHVTLAKELIKRDVLVVGTGCWSIAAAMEGLMSPKAVDLAGPGLKKICEALNIPPCLHMGSCVDCSRILIALGALADALGVDISDLPAAGSAPEWMSEKAVSIGTYFVASGVFTHLGVVPPVMGSQKVAKILTEDVEDIIGGKFYVEPDPVKAAETIYNVILEKRKKLGWPL; this is encoded by the coding sequence ATGGCCGAATACATAAAGTATCGTGTTCCCGCAAAGGGAGTTTCGGCAACCAAGGGTGTTGCCGAGCTGATTGAGAAGGCCGAAGAGGAAGGCATAAAGACCGCTTGGCACCGCCTCTTAGAGCAACAACCCCAGTGTGCCTTTGGACAACTCGGAGTTTGCTGTAGGAACTGTGCAATGGGGCCGTGCAGGATTGACCCATTCGGTTCGGGACCAACAAAAGGTGTCTGTGGAGCAGGAGCGGACACAATCGTTGCAAGGAACCTACTGAGAATGATAGCCGCGGGTGCGGCAGCCCACAGCGACCACGCCAGGGACGTGGTTGAGGTCTTCAAGGGAGTGGCAGAGGGAAGGTTTCAGTACTACAAGCTGACCGACGTTGAGAAGCTCAAGTCACTTGCCGAGACTCTGGGAATCAGCACGGAGGGCAAGGACGAACACGAGATAGCGAGAGAGCTCGCCGAAGTACTTGAATGGGAGTTTGGAAAACCGGGAGACGAGCCTCTCAGGATGCTTGCCCTCGCTCCGAAAAAGAGGATCAAGGTCTGGGAGAAGGCCGGTGTTCTCCCAAGGGCCATAGACAGGGAAGTCTGTGAGTGCATGCACCGGACGCACATCGGTGTCGATGCCGACCCGGTCTCGCTGCTCCTCCATGGTATACGGACCTCCCTCGCCGATGGATGGAGCGGCTCAATGATGGCCACTTACCTGAGCGACATACTCTTTGGGACGCCGAAGCCGTTGAAGGCCGAGGCAAACCTCGGTGTCCTCAAGGAAGATTACGTCAACATAGTAGTCCACGGACACAACCCGATACTCTCAACAAAAATCGCAGAGATAGCCATGAGCGAGGAGATGCAGAAGTTCGCCAAGAAGTACGGGGCCAAAGGCGTCAACGTCGTCGGAATGTGCTGTACAGGAAACGAGGTTCTCATGAGACTCGGAGTTCCAATAGCGGGAAGCTTCCTGATGCAGGAACTGGCGATAATAACCGGTGCGGTTGAGGCCATAATAGTCGACTACCAGTGTATAATGCCAGCGATAGTTGACGTTGCCCAGTGCTACCACACCAAGGTCATAACGACTGAACCGAAGGGCCACATTCCGGGGGCCGTTCACATAGAATTTAACGCCGAGAAGGCTGACGAAATAGCGAAGGAGATTGTCAGAATAGCGATTGAAAACTACCCGAACAGACCGAGGGACAGGGTACACATCCCCAAGCACAAGATGGAGGCCATAGCCGGCTTTAGCGTCGAGGCCATAGTTGAAGCCCTCGGCGGAACGCTTGAACCTCTCATCAACGCCCTGAGGGATGGAACCATAAAGGGCATCGTCGGAATAGTCGGCTGTAACAACCCGAAGGTCAAACACAATTACAGCCACGTTACCCTTGCGAAGGAGCTCATAAAGAGGGACGTGCTCGTTGTAGGAACCGGATGCTGGTCGATAGCGGCGGCCATGGAAGGCCTGATGTCTCCGAAGGCGGTCGACCTTGCCGGCCCTGGCCTGAAGAAGATATGTGAGGCACTGAACATTCCGCCGTGCCTCCACATGGGCAGCTGCGTTGACTGTTCGAGGATACTGATAGCCCTCGGAGCGCTGGCAGATGCCTTGGGGGTTGACATCTCGGACCTCCCGGCCGCGGGTTCAGCTCCTGAGTGGATGAGTGAAAAGGCAGTCTCAATAGGAACATACTTCGTGGCCAGCGGTGTGTTCACTCACCTTGGCGTTGTCCCACCTGTAATGGGAAGCCAGAAAGTGGCCAAGATTCTGACGGAGGACGTTGAGGACATTATCGGAGGAAAGTTCTACGTGGAGCCAGATCCAGTGAAGGCCGCTGAAACAATATACAACGTCATCCTCGAAAAGAGGAAGAAGCTTGGATGGCCCCTTTGA
- a CDS encoding winged helix-turn-helix domain-containing protein → MLPPEVVDILAENLDGFRFDECVITCPNPFSHPKIDVIVNKTQEICDRIDMFITIPGLKNVARSGQLKKISDNVHALIILVDSQKAMMSSIQTIKNLLSFGVDNIEAYIPLGSSFDFAEILSLIGICRRLGLRITVGPRFYEKAPTEEFLKKLAKRENTEVGLHYGIKYIYHALKVFFDDYPVTLLTSPSSENCKTIYVNPYGNVSKCPHSKLSINYRHISTEYLRKMLFSPCPLSQNALQLTPKVKVSFVTRDGVEIPSDIMELLELISQLKSFRAACKAIGVSPSTYWERIKELEYKLGMSLLITVRGGRKKGITVLTGFARDILEEYRRVREKVLLSLYT, encoded by the coding sequence ATGCTACCCCCTGAGGTAGTAGATATCTTGGCCGAGAACCTAGATGGCTTCAGGTTTGATGAGTGTGTTATAACGTGCCCCAACCCCTTCTCCCATCCAAAGATAGACGTTATAGTAAATAAAACCCAAGAAATATGCGATCGTATTGATATGTTCATAACAATCCCGGGATTAAAGAACGTTGCTCGAAGCGGTCAACTTAAAAAAATTTCAGATAATGTGCATGCCCTCATCATCTTGGTGGACTCTCAAAAGGCCATGATGTCGTCAATTCAGACGATAAAAAACCTGCTGTCCTTTGGTGTCGATAACATTGAAGCGTACATACCGTTAGGATCGAGTTTTGATTTTGCAGAGATACTTTCCCTGATTGGTATCTGCCGCAGACTTGGACTCAGAATAACCGTGGGGCCGAGATTCTATGAGAAAGCCCCAACAGAGGAATTTCTGAAAAAACTTGCGAAGAGGGAAAACACCGAGGTGGGCCTACACTATGGGATAAAGTATATCTATCATGCCCTTAAGGTTTTCTTTGATGACTATCCTGTGACCTTGCTGACGTCTCCATCCTCAGAGAATTGCAAGACCATTTATGTAAACCCCTACGGCAATGTTTCCAAATGCCCCCACTCAAAGCTCAGTATCAACTACCGCCACATATCGACTGAGTACCTCAGGAAGATGCTCTTTTCTCCATGCCCGTTGAGTCAAAATGCCCTTCAGCTAACCCCCAAAGTCAAAGTTTCCTTTGTAACGCGGGATGGAGTTGAGATACCTTCAGACATCATGGAACTTCTTGAGCTTATTTCCCAGCTAAAGTCCTTCAGGGCTGCGTGCAAAGCCATTGGTGTCTCCCCCTCAACGTACTGGGAAAGAATAAAGGAACTTGAGTACAAGCTTGGCATGTCCCTACTAATAACCGTGAGAGGGGGCAGAAAGAAGGGTATAACTGTTTTGACGGGATTCGCACGAGACATTTTAGAAGAATACCGCAGGGTCAGGGAAAAGGTACTCCTCTCTCTATACACGTGA
- a CDS encoding V4R domain-containing protein: MEDITYSVEPLLKKWREVYKEEKKQKKTPEKVEYSELEPAVYFNVKRPFFVRLSPEDPTYVRTFRMISYGMLKYSPSLRTLILRGAGYNLARKLVETSEIRSIDDLPRVFLKQKLGIVDIIEESFNRMKVNLYECISCYNIKPVGRTLCDFEAGFIQGVMEALIGKNITREVYCWGLGNHFCGFEVVFE, encoded by the coding sequence GTGGAAGACATCACGTATTCAGTTGAACCCTTACTGAAAAAGTGGCGGGAGGTGTACAAAGAAGAAAAGAAACAAAAAAAGACCCCCGAAAAAGTGGAATATTCCGAGCTTGAACCGGCGGTGTACTTCAACGTAAAAAGGCCGTTCTTTGTGAGATTATCCCCAGAAGATCCCACGTACGTGAGGACTTTTAGGATGATCTCATACGGTATGCTCAAATACAGTCCCTCCCTGAGGACACTCATTCTCAGGGGTGCAGGATATAACTTAGCCCGTAAACTTGTTGAGACCAGCGAAATCAGGAGCATAGACGACCTCCCGAGGGTGTTTCTGAAGCAGAAACTTGGAATAGTCGATATCATCGAAGAATCCTTCAACCGCATGAAAGTTAACCTCTATGAGTGCATAAGCTGTTACAACATCAAGCCCGTTGGGAGAACCCTCTGCGACTTTGAAGCCGGCTTCATCCAAGGAGTCATGGAGGCTCTTATCGGCAAGAACATTACAAGGGAAGTATACTGCTGGGGATTAGGCAATCATTTCTGCGGATTTGAAGTGGTATTCGAGTGA
- a CDS encoding P-loop NTPase, which produces MKILVAGKGGVGKTTVSALLAHILADEGYSVLCLDTDSVPNLAQSLGIPYEKALEIVPLSRNEELAEERTGARPGSGWGVIFSLTPKVDDLVDKYGIRIRPNLSLVVVGSIDQPKEGCMCPSIALARAFLTHVLLKERDIVIVDSEAGAEVFGRGLAEKFDIMICVAEPTLKSLMIAKKLLRMGRELKISKLLLVINKVRNTMEASRLYGKVFSDDAIPYCTISFDENVVKADNSGLGVDSIPKDSTVYRDAMSPAKRILSLKRRSKVG; this is translated from the coding sequence GTGAAGATTCTCGTCGCTGGAAAAGGGGGAGTCGGAAAGACCACGGTCTCAGCGTTGCTGGCCCACATACTCGCGGATGAGGGCTACAGCGTTTTATGCTTAGATACCGACTCGGTTCCGAACCTGGCCCAGAGCCTCGGGATTCCCTATGAGAAAGCCCTTGAGATAGTGCCGCTTTCAAGGAATGAAGAACTCGCTGAGGAGAGAACGGGAGCGAGACCTGGCTCCGGATGGGGAGTTATTTTCTCGCTCACCCCAAAGGTGGACGACCTCGTTGATAAGTACGGAATAAGAATAAGGCCAAACCTCAGTCTGGTCGTTGTGGGAAGTATTGACCAGCCAAAGGAGGGCTGTATGTGCCCATCGATAGCGCTCGCACGGGCTTTTCTAACCCATGTCCTCCTCAAAGAGAGGGATATCGTGATAGTCGATAGTGAGGCCGGTGCCGAGGTGTTTGGAAGGGGACTTGCCGAGAAGTTCGATATAATGATATGCGTTGCTGAGCCTACGCTCAAATCCCTCATGATAGCAAAAAAACTCCTGAGGATGGGTCGGGAGCTTAAGATTTCAAAGCTCCTGCTCGTCATAAACAAAGTTCGGAACACTATGGAAGCATCCCGGCTTTACGGGAAGGTCTTCTCCGATGATGCAATCCCCTACTGCACGATAAGCTTCGACGAAAATGTGGTGAAAGCCGATAACTCCGGACTTGGAGTGGATTCCATCCCGAAGGATTCCACTGTGTACAGAGATGCAATGTCCCCGGCAAAAAGAATACTGAGCCTGAAACGAAGATCGAAGGTCGGGTGA
- a CDS encoding Lrp/AsnC family transcriptional regulator yields the protein MINSRDKIREIEQWRYIGETRKNGKRYYIFLKELKREDIKIILEAPLDSSRKSKNSEEMPPIIVKGFKKNQDIEGDLPIWTVTVETIYRNTLDARYIRPWYVQSTVRIDLYGTYYPFGALSAIRDLPNRPINYTYRLKEAKLLAPELYIRFPRYGIDEHGKTVDNLMRVDRLLNELRKRVGISQRFGSKGEFRNLKWYYNIVEILWRGLKFRLKLYLSKLHSYRDPKLEIIVVDGVDISKDEILNPEKLSKKLALIRERINMASGILGAIMTFTGISPRWDPYEDYKYLVQKLLVDRGFLAYLKGIDLANYLACHSQHLTKLDNLDYKILQIATQHLVIRISMLAELLSKSESTIRRRLKKLEKLGYISGTTGKRPNYYWLKIYEDLSKTTIEENENKFPYVDTKFLEHTTSILQRIASEHIYSQDDIEKMSIILWVIGIEWSTSDQLFKFVRFLGKQRGLKKLSKKAISRYLEFLTDIGLVKVEEFKVGKKKEKRYLLLDETLKSYFSDLDYYKIFGV from the coding sequence GTGATAAATAGCCGGGATAAGATAAGAGAAATAGAGCAGTGGAGATATATAGGTGAGACAAGAAAAAACGGGAAAAGGTATTACATATTCCTGAAGGAGCTAAAGAGGGAGGATATTAAGATCATTTTAGAAGCCCCTCTAGATTCAAGTCGCAAGTCAAAAAATTCGGAGGAAATGCCCCCAATTATTGTAAAAGGCTTCAAAAAGAACCAGGATATAGAAGGGGATCTACCCATATGGACAGTAACTGTGGAGACAATATACCGAAACACATTGGACGCTAGATATATAAGACCCTGGTATGTACAATCAACAGTAAGAATCGACCTCTATGGCACCTACTATCCTTTTGGAGCTCTTAGTGCCATCAGGGATCTTCCTAATAGACCTATAAATTATACATATCGCCTTAAAGAAGCCAAATTGCTTGCTCCTGAGCTTTATATAAGATTTCCTAGATACGGCATAGATGAACATGGAAAAACTGTAGATAATCTTATGAGAGTTGACAGACTTCTAAATGAGTTAAGAAAAAGAGTAGGAATATCCCAACGCTTCGGTAGCAAAGGGGAATTTAGGAACTTGAAATGGTACTATAACATAGTAGAAATACTTTGGAGAGGCCTTAAATTTCGGCTGAAGCTATATCTCTCAAAGTTACATTCATACAGGGATCCAAAATTGGAAATTATTGTTGTAGATGGTGTTGATATTTCGAAAGACGAGATTCTTAACCCAGAGAAACTCTCAAAGAAGCTGGCCCTTATTCGAGAGAGAATTAACATGGCATCGGGAATACTGGGAGCAATAATGACTTTCACTGGAATATCGCCCCGATGGGACCCATATGAAGACTACAAGTATCTAGTCCAGAAGCTTTTAGTAGATAGAGGATTTTTAGCGTATTTAAAAGGCATAGATCTTGCGAACTATCTAGCCTGTCATAGCCAACATTTGACAAAGTTAGATAATTTAGACTATAAGATACTTCAGATAGCTACTCAACATCTTGTTATTAGAATATCAATGTTAGCTGAACTCCTATCAAAAAGCGAATCAACAATAAGACGCAGACTAAAAAAGCTGGAAAAACTTGGATATATTTCTGGCACGACGGGCAAAAGGCCGAACTACTACTGGCTCAAAATATATGAAGACCTCTCCAAGACTACAATTGAAGAAAATGAGAACAAGTTCCCGTACGTGGACACAAAATTCTTAGAGCATACTACTAGCATACTCCAACGTATTGCCTCCGAACATATATACAGCCAAGATGACATCGAAAAGATGAGTATAATCCTTTGGGTCATTGGAATCGAGTGGAGCACGAGCGACCAACTCTTTAAGTTTGTTAGGTTCCTCGGAAAGCAGAGAGGTTTAAAGAAATTGTCGAAAAAAGCCATAAGCAGGTATCTGGAATTTTTAACAGATATAGGATTAGTAAAAGTTGAGGAATTCAAAGTTGGGAAAAAGAAAGAAAAAAGGTACCTTCTACTTGATGAGACTCTGAAATCATACTTTAGCGACTTGGATTACTACAAAATATTCGGAGTATAA
- a CDS encoding 4Fe-4S dicluster domain-containing protein: MDSILSPATDRLTVYIDPSKCMGCRACEMACAIEHSMSKTLFGAIQEKPKPKPRLKVVVADFFNVPMRCQHCEDAPCMKACPTGAISKTEEGFVVLNPNMCIGCLMCVMACPFGHPKYEPEYKVVLKCDSCVERIREGKLPACVEACPTGAMKFGRLSDILDEVRTEKAENLISGMKVPGMVYVKPIVEKKEEGPVKPMDLYRMYTSVRWY; this comes from the coding sequence ATGGATTCTATACTGTCGCCTGCAACGGACAGGCTGACGGTCTATATAGATCCCTCCAAGTGCATGGGGTGCAGAGCGTGCGAAATGGCATGTGCCATCGAGCATTCCATGAGCAAGACACTATTTGGGGCAATTCAGGAGAAACCAAAGCCGAAACCAAGACTGAAGGTCGTCGTTGCCGACTTCTTCAATGTCCCAATGAGATGCCAGCACTGTGAGGATGCCCCCTGTATGAAGGCGTGCCCAACGGGAGCAATCTCCAAGACCGAGGAAGGTTTCGTTGTTTTGAACCCGAACATGTGCATTGGATGCCTTATGTGCGTGATGGCATGTCCCTTTGGTCATCCAAAATACGAGCCAGAATACAAGGTAGTTTTGAAATGCGATTCGTGCGTCGAGCGCATTAGGGAAGGTAAACTTCCAGCGTGCGTCGAAGCATGCCCAACCGGAGCGATGAAGTTCGGGCGGCTCAGCGACATCCTTGATGAGGTCAGAACGGAAAAGGCTGAGAACCTGATTTCCGGAATGAAGGTTCCTGGCATGGTGTACGTAAAGCCCATCGTCGAGAAGAAGGAGGAAGGGCCTGTTAAGCCCATGGACCTCTACAGGATGTACACTTCTGTTAGGTGGTATTGA